A stretch of the Serratia marcescens genome encodes the following:
- the dnaN gene encoding DNA polymerase III subunit beta has translation MKFIVEREHLLKPLQQVSSPLGGRPTLPILGNLLLQVTEGSLLLTGTDLEMEMVARVALSQPHEPGATTVPARKFFDICRGLPEGAEIAVTLESERMLVRSGRSRFSLSTLPAADFPNLDDWQSEVEFSLPQATLKRLIEATQFSMAHQDVRYYLNGMLFETEGEELRTVATDGHRLAVCSMPIGQQLPSHSVIVPRKGVMELVRLLDGGDSVLQLQIGSNNIRAHVGDFIFTSKLVDGRFPDYRRVLPKNPDKTLEAGCDLLKQAFARAAILSNEKFRGVRLYVSQNQLKITANNPEQEEAEEILDVSYDGAEMEIGFNVSYVLDVLNALKCEDVRLLLTDSVSSVQIEDGASQAAAYVVMPMRL, from the coding sequence ATGAAATTTATCGTTGAACGTGAGCATCTGCTAAAACCGCTGCAACAGGTGAGCAGCCCGCTGGGCGGCCGCCCGACCTTACCGATCCTGGGCAACCTGCTGCTGCAGGTGACGGAAGGTTCCCTGCTGCTGACCGGCACCGATCTGGAGATGGAGATGGTGGCACGCGTCGCCCTGTCCCAACCGCACGAGCCGGGCGCGACCACCGTGCCCGCGCGCAAATTCTTTGATATCTGCCGTGGCCTGCCGGAAGGGGCGGAGATCGCCGTCACGCTGGAGAGCGAGCGCATGCTGGTGCGGTCCGGCCGCAGCCGCTTCTCGCTGTCCACGCTGCCGGCGGCGGACTTCCCGAACCTGGACGATTGGCAGAGCGAGGTGGAGTTCAGCTTGCCGCAGGCGACGCTGAAGCGCCTGATCGAAGCCACCCAGTTCTCGATGGCCCATCAGGACGTGCGTTATTACCTGAACGGCATGCTGTTTGAAACCGAAGGCGAAGAGCTGCGCACCGTCGCGACCGACGGCCACCGCCTGGCGGTGTGCTCGATGCCGATCGGCCAACAGCTGCCGTCCCATTCGGTGATCGTGCCGCGTAAAGGGGTGATGGAGCTGGTGCGTCTGCTGGACGGCGGCGATTCGGTGCTGCAGCTGCAGATCGGCAGCAACAACATCCGCGCCCACGTTGGCGATTTCATCTTCACGTCCAAGCTGGTTGACGGCCGTTTCCCTGACTATCGCCGCGTCTTGCCGAAGAACCCGGATAAAACGCTGGAGGCCGGCTGCGATCTGCTCAAGCAGGCGTTTGCCCGCGCGGCCATTCTCTCGAACGAGAAATTCCGCGGCGTGCGGCTGTATGTCAGCCAGAACCAGCTGAAGATCACCGCCAACAATCCGGAGCAGGAAGAGGCGGAAGAGATCCTCGACGTCAGCTACGACGGCGCGGAGATGGAGATCGGTTTCAACGTCAGCTACGTGCTGGACGTGTTGAACGCGCTCAAGTGTGAAGACGTGCGCCTGCTGTTGACCGACTCGGTCTCCAGCGTGCAGATCGAAGACGGCGCCAGCCAGGCGGCGGCCTACGTTGTCATGCCAATGCGGTTGTGA
- the recF gene encoding DNA replication/repair protein RecF (All proteins in this family for which functions are known are DNA-binding proteins that assist the filamentation of RecA onto DNA for the initiation of recombination or recombinational repair.) produces the protein MALTRLLIKDFRNIEAADLALAPGFNFLVGANGSGKTSVLEAVYTLGHGRAFRSLQAGRVIRHDQPEFVLHGRIEGTERELSIGLSKSRQGDSKVRIDGSDGHKVAELAQLLPMQLITPEGFTLLNGGPKFRRAFLDWGCFHNEPGFFTAWSNLKRLLKQRNAALRQVSRYAQIRAWDQELIPLAERISEWRAEYSDAIAADITATCAQFLPEFALSFSFQRGWDKESDYGELLERQFERDRALTYTAVGPHKADFRIRADGTPVEDLLSRGQLKLLMCALRLAQGEFLTRQSGRRCLYLIDDFASELDTGRRRLLADRLKATQAQVFVSAVSAEQVTDMAGEKGKMFRVEQGKIEVQPQD, from the coding sequence ATGGCATTAACGCGTTTATTGATTAAAGATTTCCGCAATATCGAGGCGGCGGATTTGGCGCTGGCACCGGGATTCAACTTCCTGGTCGGTGCCAACGGCAGCGGCAAGACCAGCGTGCTGGAAGCGGTGTATACGCTCGGGCACGGCCGCGCCTTTCGCAGCCTGCAGGCCGGTCGGGTGATTCGCCACGACCAGCCGGAGTTCGTGCTGCACGGCCGCATAGAAGGTACGGAGCGCGAGCTGTCGATAGGATTGAGCAAGAGCCGTCAGGGTGACAGCAAAGTACGCATCGATGGCAGCGACGGCCACAAGGTGGCCGAGCTGGCGCAGCTGCTGCCCATGCAGCTGATCACCCCCGAAGGTTTTACCCTGCTGAATGGCGGGCCGAAATTCCGGCGCGCTTTCCTGGACTGGGGCTGTTTTCATAACGAACCCGGTTTTTTCACCGCCTGGAGCAACCTGAAACGGTTACTGAAGCAGCGCAATGCCGCGCTGCGCCAGGTGAGTCGCTATGCGCAGATCCGCGCCTGGGATCAGGAACTGATCCCGCTCGCGGAGCGCATCAGCGAATGGCGGGCGGAATACAGCGACGCGATCGCCGCGGATATCACCGCGACCTGCGCGCAGTTTCTGCCTGAATTCGCCCTGAGCTTCTCCTTCCAGCGCGGCTGGGACAAAGAGAGCGACTACGGCGAGCTGCTGGAGCGCCAGTTCGAGCGCGACAGGGCGTTGACCTATACCGCGGTGGGGCCGCATAAAGCGGACTTCCGCATTCGTGCCGACGGCACGCCGGTAGAGGATTTGTTATCGCGCGGTCAGCTTAAATTGCTGATGTGCGCGTTGCGCTTGGCGCAGGGTGAGTTTCTCACCCGGCAGAGCGGGCGGCGTTGCCTGTATCTGATTGATGATTTTGCCTCCGAGCTGGACACCGGCCGTCGCCGGTTGCTGGCCGATCGCCTGAAAGCCACCCAGGCCCAGGTTTTTGTCAGCGCGGTCAGCGCTGAACAAGTGACCGACATGGCCGGTGAAAAGGGCAAGATGTTCCGCGTGGAACAGGGTAAAATAGAGGTTCAACCACAGGACTAA